The following are from one region of the Edwardsiella tarda ATCC 15947 = NBRC 105688 genome:
- the radA gene encoding DNA repair protein RadA — MAKAVKRAFVCNECGADYPRWQGQCSACQAWNSISEVRLAAAPAVRGARLSGYAGDAGGLSKVQKLSEISLEALPRFSTGFVEFDRVLGGGVVPGSAILIGGNPGAGKSTLLLQTLCRLAQQMKTLYVTGEESLQQVAMRAHRLGLPTEGLNMLSETSIEQICLIAEQEQPKLMVIDSIQVMHMADIQSSPGSVAQVRETAAYLTRFAKTRGVAIIMVGHVTKDGSLAGPKVLEHCIDCSVLLDGDADSRFRTLRSHKNRFGAVNELGVFAMTEQGLREVSNPSAIFLSRGEEITAGSSVMVVWEGTRPLLVEIQALVDTSMMSNPRRVAVGLEQNRLAILLAVLHRHGGLQMADQDVFVNVVGGVKVAETSADLALLMSLVSSLRDRPLPQDLVIFGEVGLAGEVRPVASGQERIIEAAKHGFRRAIVPHANVPKKAIPNMTVYGVKKLSDALDILQDLA; from the coding sequence GTGGCGAAGGCGGTAAAACGAGCTTTTGTCTGTAACGAGTGTGGGGCCGACTACCCGCGTTGGCAGGGGCAGTGCTCGGCCTGCCAAGCGTGGAACAGTATCAGCGAGGTGCGGCTAGCGGCGGCACCGGCGGTGCGTGGGGCTCGCCTCTCCGGTTATGCCGGCGATGCCGGCGGCCTGAGCAAGGTCCAAAAACTGTCGGAGATCAGCCTGGAGGCGTTGCCACGCTTCTCCACCGGTTTCGTCGAGTTTGATCGCGTCCTGGGGGGTGGTGTGGTGCCCGGTAGCGCCATTCTGATCGGCGGGAATCCCGGCGCCGGTAAGAGTACTCTGTTGTTGCAGACCCTGTGCCGTCTGGCGCAGCAGATGAAGACTCTATATGTCACCGGCGAGGAGTCGTTGCAACAGGTGGCGATGCGCGCCCATCGTCTCGGTTTGCCGACGGAGGGGCTGAATATGCTGTCGGAGACCAGCATCGAACAGATTTGTCTGATCGCCGAACAGGAACAGCCGAAGCTGATGGTTATCGACTCGATCCAGGTGATGCACATGGCCGATATTCAGTCGTCGCCCGGTAGTGTGGCCCAGGTGCGTGAAACGGCGGCCTATCTGACGCGCTTCGCTAAGACGCGCGGGGTGGCGATCATTATGGTTGGCCATGTGACCAAGGATGGCTCGTTGGCCGGGCCGAAGGTCTTGGAGCACTGTATCGATTGTTCGGTACTGCTCGATGGCGACGCCGACTCGCGCTTCCGCACCCTGCGCAGCCACAAGAACCGCTTCGGTGCGGTCAACGAGTTGGGGGTGTTTGCCATGACCGAGCAAGGGCTGCGTGAGGTCAGTAATCCCTCGGCCATCTTCCTCAGCCGCGGCGAGGAGATCACCGCCGGTAGCTCGGTGATGGTGGTCTGGGAGGGAACCCGTCCCTTGCTGGTGGAGATTCAGGCGCTGGTCGATACCTCGATGATGTCTAACCCGCGCCGGGTGGCGGTGGGATTGGAGCAGAACCGGCTGGCGATTCTGCTGGCGGTGCTGCACCGTCACGGTGGGCTGCAGATGGCCGATCAGGATGTGTTCGTCAACGTAGTCGGTGGGGTGAAGGTGGCGGAGACCAGCGCCGATCTGGCGTTGCTGATGTCCCTGGTCTCCAGCCTACGAGATCGGCCCTTGCCACAGGATCTGGTGATCTTTGGGGAGGTGGGGCTGGCGGGCGAGGTACGCCCGGTGGCGAGCGGTCAGGAGCGTATCATTGAGGCGGCAAAACATGGCTTCCGCCGAGCGATCGTGCCTCATGCCAACGTGCCGAAAAAGGCCATCCCCAACATGACGGTCTACGGGGTGAAGAAGCTGTCGGACGCCTTGGATATTCTGCAAGACTTGGCCTGA
- the serB gene encoding phosphoserine phosphatase, producing MPNSLTFCDLPAEIYRWPGLPLSLSGDEVMPLDYRAGHTGWLLYGRHLDKAALHAFQRRLAAPMVVVAAWCIEDYQVVRLAGTMPPRAAAIAMEQGFDVAVLGRLPHLRSPGLLVMDMDSTAITIECIDEIARLAGVGGEVAAVTERAMRGELDFAASLRQRVAALEGADAAILQRVREGLPLMPGLTSLVRKLQAFDWHVAIASGGFTYFADHLRERLNLHAAVANGLEVRHGRLTGRLEGRIVDAQCKEDTLCDLAQQLGTPLAQTVAIGDGANDLKMIQRAGLGIAYHAKPCVYERAPMAIRHADLIGVLCVLSATLKHEER from the coding sequence ATGCCCAATAGTCTTACCTTTTGCGATCTGCCCGCGGAGATCTATCGCTGGCCCGGCCTGCCGTTGTCGCTGAGTGGCGATGAGGTGATGCCGTTAGATTATCGTGCCGGGCATACCGGGTGGCTGTTATATGGGCGTCATCTGGATAAGGCGGCGTTGCATGCCTTTCAGCGCCGGTTGGCCGCGCCGATGGTGGTGGTGGCGGCATGGTGTATCGAAGATTATCAGGTGGTACGCCTCGCCGGCACGATGCCGCCACGTGCGGCAGCGATCGCCATGGAGCAGGGCTTCGATGTGGCGGTGCTCGGTCGTCTGCCTCACCTGCGTTCACCGGGCCTGTTAGTGATGGATATGGACTCTACCGCCATCACCATCGAATGTATCGATGAAATCGCGCGTCTGGCCGGTGTGGGGGGCGAGGTGGCAGCGGTGACCGAACGTGCGATGCGTGGTGAGTTGGACTTCGCTGCCAGCCTGCGGCAGCGTGTCGCGGCGTTAGAGGGGGCCGATGCCGCCATCCTGCAACGCGTGCGTGAGGGGTTGCCACTGATGCCGGGGCTAACTAGCCTGGTGCGTAAACTGCAAGCCTTCGACTGGCATGTGGCGATCGCCTCGGGCGGTTTCACCTACTTTGCCGATCACTTGCGTGAGCGTTTAAACCTGCACGCAGCGGTGGCAAACGGACTCGAAGTGCGTCATGGACGCCTGACGGGGCGGCTGGAGGGGCGTATCGTGGATGCGCAATGTAAGGAGGACACCCTGTGTGATCTGGCGCAGCAACTCGGCACTCCTCTGGCGCAGACGGTGGCCATCGGCGATGGCGCGAATGATTTGAAGATGATCCAGCGCGCGGGATTGGGTATCGCCTATCACGCCAAACCTTGTGTGTACGAACGCGCGCCGATGGCCATTCGTCACGCGGATCTGATCGGCGTGTTGTGTGTGTTAAGCGCGACCCTGAAACACGAAGAGCGTTAA
- a CDS encoding YtjB family periplasmic protein, with product MVKATLRFRLHRTAIVLICLALLVILLQGASYFSLSHQRARLDQVGELAQTLAQQVAARLTPFMNDDSPDSKRIAPILEGLTRHSRILDASVYALNGTLVAQAGERIKVRDRLALDGQRAGSYFNHQIVQPIDGHDGPLGFLRLTLDTHVLATESQQVDNTTNLLRLMILLALAIGIILARTLLQTQRSRWQQSSYLLTANVPIEEPQTQDGNETGSVEESPADVPRPPSPSSRP from the coding sequence ATGGTTAAGGCCACACTTCGCTTCCGCCTGCATAGGACAGCTATCGTTCTGATCTGCTTAGCATTATTAGTCATTTTGCTGCAGGGGGCATCCTACTTTAGTCTGAGCCATCAACGGGCAAGGCTCGATCAGGTCGGCGAGTTAGCGCAAACCCTGGCGCAACAGGTCGCCGCCCGCCTGACACCGTTTATGAATGATGACTCGCCGGACAGCAAACGCATCGCGCCGATCCTTGAGGGGCTGACCCGCCATAGCCGTATCCTGGACGCGAGTGTCTACGCCCTAAACGGGACGTTGGTGGCACAAGCCGGGGAGCGCATCAAGGTACGTGATCGCTTGGCGTTGGATGGACAACGGGCGGGCAGCTACTTTAATCATCAGATCGTCCAACCGATCGACGGCCACGATGGCCCGCTCGGCTTCTTACGCTTGACGCTGGATACGCATGTACTGGCCACCGAGTCACAGCAGGTCGATAACACCACCAACCTGCTACGGCTGATGATACTGCTGGCGCTGGCCATCGGCATCATCCTGGCGCGCACCCTGTTACAGACACAGCGCAGCCGTTGGCAGCAGTCCTCTTATCTATTGACGGCTAACGTCCCGATCGAGGAACCGCAGACGCAGGATGGCAACGAGACGGGCTCGGTGGAGGAATCGCCGGCGGATGTCCCAAGGCCCCCATCGCCCAGCTCACGCCCCTAA
- the rsmI gene encoding 16S rRNA (cytidine(1402)-2'-O)-methyltransferase: MNQNDQAAISAATLYVVPTPIGNLGDITQRALATLKAVDLIAAEDTRHTGMLLQHFAINARFFALHDHNEQQKADLLIDKLRAGQSIALVSDAGTPLINDPGYHLVRRCREAGIRVVPLPGACAATTALCAAGVPSDRFCYEGFLPAKSKARRDRLRALQQEPRTLIFYESTHRLLESLEDMVSELGGARYVVLARELTKTWENIHGAPVAQLLAWVREDENRRKGEMVLIVEGYQADEEALSPEALRTLALLQAELPLKKAAALAAEIHGVKKNALYKYALAQQSGDNDA; encoded by the coding sequence ATGAATCAAAACGATCAGGCTGCCATTTCTGCAGCGACGCTGTATGTGGTGCCGACGCCGATCGGTAACCTTGGGGACATTACCCAGCGGGCGTTGGCGACACTGAAGGCGGTCGATTTGATAGCGGCAGAGGATACCCGTCATACGGGAATGCTGTTACAACATTTTGCTATCAATGCGCGTTTCTTCGCATTGCATGACCATAACGAACAACAGAAAGCCGATCTGTTGATCGACAAGTTGCGTGCCGGACAGAGCATTGCCTTGGTATCCGATGCCGGCACACCGCTGATCAATGATCCTGGCTACCATTTGGTTCGTCGTTGCCGTGAGGCGGGGATTCGCGTGGTCCCCTTACCGGGCGCCTGCGCCGCGACTACCGCGCTGTGTGCGGCCGGGGTACCCTCGGATCGTTTCTGCTATGAAGGCTTCTTGCCTGCCAAGAGCAAGGCGCGACGCGATCGTCTGCGCGCTCTGCAGCAGGAGCCCCGCACGCTGATCTTCTATGAGTCGACGCATCGTCTGCTGGAGAGTCTGGAGGATATGGTGAGCGAGCTGGGTGGCGCGCGCTATGTGGTGCTGGCGCGCGAGCTGACCAAGACCTGGGAAAATATTCATGGTGCGCCGGTCGCACAACTGTTGGCCTGGGTGCGCGAGGATGAGAATCGGCGTAAGGGTGAGATGGTACTGATCGTCGAGGGCTATCAAGCCGACGAGGAGGCCTTATCCCCCGAGGCGCTGCGTACATTGGCCTTGCTCCAGGCGGAGCTACCGCTGAAAAAGGCGGCGGCATTGGCGGCCGAGATCCACGGCGTGAAGAAGAATGCGTTGTATAAATACGCACTCGCGCAGCAATCAGGTGACAACGACGCCTGA
- a CDS encoding penicillin-binding protein activator, whose protein sequence is MLSSITVRTKSGRLIPLVLAAMLLAACAGRESTTPPAPVQSEATASAAYYLQQMQQSSDDSKADWQLLAIRALLREGKLPQAAELYGQLPQQLSEAQRQEQQLVGAELAIARQAPQQANALLAKLDVSQLTPVQQQRYYQALIAATSGKTTLAQLRAYIALQPLLTQDAQRKANIDATWAALSGLSQADLNGMVINANEDVLRGWLDLLRLYQDNRQDPALLKAAIKDWQTRYPNNPAAALLPSALDNILHLQAASTANIALLLPLNGQAKAFSDAIEAGFNAAKNGAFSQSAAATPVSGATAASGAVSATPAAATGSTPAPADVNAAGAVSPSAQSGTTDTPSAAAAPSDASVAAAQPQLDAAGDPVAPSVSPGNPDAHIQVYDTSTTPLPALLAQAQQGGASLVVGPLLKNNVEQLASLSTPLNILALNQPEQVKNQANICYFALSPEDEARDAARHIWDQGKRTPLLLIPRTPLGDRVAKAFASEWQSLGGGTVLQQTFGSSAELRSTINGGTGIRLTGQPVMVAPAQSASVTIAGLTIPAPAQPPAASGGNVDAVYIIATPAELTLIKPMIDLANGTHNGIGLYASSRSYQAGAGPDYRLEMEGIQFSDIPLLAGSDPAILQQAPAQYRNDYSLMRLYAMGADAWTLANHFTQMRQIPGFQVKGATGMLSANSDCVIQRKLPWLQYQQGSIVPVQ, encoded by the coding sequence ATGCTTTCCTCAATCACTGTCCGCACCAAGTCCGGACGCCTCATCCCGCTGGTTCTGGCCGCCATGTTATTGGCCGCCTGCGCCGGGCGCGAATCCACCACGCCGCCGGCCCCCGTTCAGAGCGAGGCAACCGCATCCGCCGCCTACTATTTGCAGCAGATGCAGCAAAGTAGCGATGATAGCAAGGCTGATTGGCAATTACTTGCCATTCGTGCATTGCTGCGCGAAGGAAAACTGCCCCAGGCGGCCGAACTGTATGGCCAATTACCGCAACAACTGAGCGAGGCGCAACGCCAGGAACAACAACTGGTCGGCGCCGAGTTGGCGATCGCCCGCCAGGCGCCGCAACAGGCCAATGCACTGCTCGCCAAGCTGGATGTCAGCCAACTCACCCCAGTGCAGCAACAACGCTACTACCAGGCGCTGATCGCCGCGACATCGGGAAAAACCACGCTGGCGCAACTCCGTGCTTACATCGCGCTGCAACCGTTACTGACGCAAGATGCCCAGCGTAAGGCCAACATCGACGCGACTTGGGCGGCGCTCAGTGGGCTTAGCCAGGCCGATCTCAACGGCATGGTGATCAATGCCAACGAGGATGTCCTACGCGGCTGGCTGGATCTACTACGTCTATATCAAGATAACCGCCAAGATCCGGCGCTGCTTAAAGCGGCGATTAAGGACTGGCAGACGCGTTACCCTAACAACCCGGCGGCGGCGTTGCTGCCCTCCGCCCTGGATAACATTCTGCACCTACAAGCAGCCTCCACCGCGAACATCGCCTTGCTATTGCCTCTGAATGGTCAGGCGAAGGCCTTCTCCGATGCCATCGAGGCTGGCTTCAACGCGGCAAAGAATGGCGCCTTCAGCCAAAGTGCAGCGGCCACACCAGTTAGCGGCGCGACGGCAGCATCCGGTGCCGTCTCGGCTACACCGGCGGCGGCGACAGGCAGTACGCCAGCACCCGCGGACGTCAACGCCGCTGGTGCCGTCAGCCCTAGCGCACAGAGCGGCACAACCGATACGCCTAGCGCGGCAGCGGCGCCTAGCGACGCCAGCGTAGCGGCAGCGCAACCGCAACTGGACGCGGCAGGCGATCCCGTCGCCCCTAGCGTCAGCCCCGGCAACCCCGACGCCCATATCCAAGTGTATGACACCAGCACGACCCCATTGCCGGCGCTATTGGCTCAGGCACAGCAAGGCGGCGCCAGCCTGGTGGTCGGTCCGCTGTTAAAGAACAACGTCGAGCAACTCGCCAGCCTCTCTACACCCCTGAATATTCTGGCGCTCAATCAGCCGGAGCAGGTCAAGAATCAGGCCAATATCTGTTACTTCGCGCTATCACCCGAAGATGAAGCACGCGATGCCGCACGCCACATCTGGGACCAGGGTAAACGCACGCCGTTACTGCTGATCCCACGCACTCCGCTGGGGGATCGCGTCGCGAAGGCATTCGCCAGTGAGTGGCAATCCCTCGGAGGTGGAACGGTATTGCAACAGACCTTTGGCTCCAGCGCCGAATTGCGTAGTACCATCAACGGCGGTACGGGTATCCGTCTGACCGGGCAACCGGTCATGGTCGCTCCCGCCCAGTCCGCCTCGGTCACCATCGCAGGCCTAACCATCCCGGCACCGGCGCAACCGCCTGCCGCGAGTGGTGGCAATGTGGACGCGGTTTACATCATCGCCACCCCGGCCGAGCTGACGCTAATCAAGCCGATGATCGACCTGGCTAATGGGACCCATAACGGCATCGGGCTATATGCCAGCTCACGCAGCTATCAGGCTGGGGCCGGTCCCGACTACCGCCTAGAGATGGAAGGCATACAGTTCAGCGATATTCCGTTGCTGGCCGGTAGCGATCCCGCCATCCTGCAACAGGCCCCGGCTCAGTACCGCAACGACTATTCGCTGATGCGCCTATACGCCATGGGGGCCGACGCATGGACGCTGGCGAACCACTTTACCCAGATGCGTCAGATCCCCGGCTTCCAAGTCAAGGGCGCGACCGGGATGCTAAGCGCCAACTCGGACTGCGTCATCCAGCGGAAACTGCCATGGCTACAGTACCAACAGGGCAGCATCGTCCCGGTACAGTAA
- a CDS encoding YraN family protein codes for MATVPTGQHRPGTVSTSQIGAHHERHARRYLERAGLRFHAANVRLPGGEIDLIMRDGATWVFVEVRYRRSDRYGSAAASVDRGKQRRLLRAAAHWLAAHNQSLETADCRFDVLAITGGQLQWLPNAFV; via the coding sequence ATGGCTACAGTACCAACAGGGCAGCATCGTCCCGGTACAGTAAGCACGTCGCAGATCGGCGCGCACCATGAGCGGCATGCGCGCCGCTATCTGGAGCGCGCCGGGCTGCGTTTTCACGCCGCGAATGTGCGCCTACCTGGCGGTGAGATCGATCTGATCATGCGCGATGGCGCGACTTGGGTGTTCGTTGAGGTACGTTACCGCCGCTCTGACCGTTACGGTAGTGCCGCGGCTAGCGTCGATAGAGGCAAGCAACGACGCCTATTACGCGCCGCCGCCCATTGGCTGGCGGCACACAATCAGAGCCTAGAAACGGCAGACTGCCGTTTTGACGTTTTGGCAATCACCGGCGGGCAGTTACAATGGCTGCCCAATGCATTTGTCTGA
- the diaA gene encoding DnaA initiator-associating protein DiaA yields the protein MLERIKGCFTESIQTQIAAAEALPDAISRAAMTLVQSLLNGNKILCCGNGASGANAQHFAATLINRFETERPSLPAIALNADSVVLTAIGNDRLHDEIYAKQVRALGHAGDVLLAISTRGNSRDIVKAVEAAVTRDMTIVALTGYDGGELAGLLGQQDVEIRIPSHRSTRIQEMHMLTVNCLCDLIDNTLFPHQAD from the coding sequence GTGCTGGAAAGAATCAAAGGCTGTTTTACTGAAAGCATTCAAACTCAAATTGCCGCCGCCGAGGCCCTGCCTGATGCCATCTCCCGCGCGGCAATGACCTTGGTGCAGTCGCTACTCAACGGTAATAAAATTCTGTGCTGCGGTAACGGAGCCTCGGGGGCCAACGCTCAACATTTCGCCGCCACGCTGATCAACCGTTTTGAAACCGAGCGCCCTAGCCTGCCGGCGATCGCACTTAATGCGGATAGCGTGGTCTTAACCGCGATAGGCAATGATCGCCTCCACGATGAGATCTATGCCAAACAGGTGCGTGCCCTCGGGCATGCCGGTGACGTCCTGTTGGCCATCTCCACCCGCGGCAACAGCCGTGATATCGTGAAGGCCGTCGAGGCGGCGGTGACGCGCGATATGACCATCGTGGCATTGACCGGCTATGATGGCGGCGAGTTGGCTGGGCTGCTGGGGCAGCAGGATGTGGAGATCCGCATTCCATCCCATCGCAGCACCCGCATTCAAGAGATGCACATGCTGACCGTCAATTGCCTGTGCGATTTAATCGATAACACCCTGTTCCCTCATCAGGCTGACTGA
- the dolP gene encoding division/outer membrane stress-associated lipid-binding lipoprotein: MTMRFPLTRCFPLLLVLSALLLQGCVAAVIGSATMATQAASDPRSVGTQVDDGTLEARISNALSKDAQLKKEARVVVTAYQGQALLTGQAPSQELINRAKQIAMGVEGTKAVYNEIRRGNPVSLGTASADAWITTKVRSQLLASDQVKSTNVKVTTENGEVFLLGLVTPKEGQAAAQLASRVSGVKHVTTAFTLLK; encoded by the coding sequence ATGACGATGCGTTTTCCCCTAACCCGATGTTTCCCCCTGTTGCTGGTTCTCAGCGCGTTGCTCTTGCAAGGCTGTGTTGCCGCCGTGATCGGCAGTGCCACTATGGCAACGCAGGCCGCCAGCGATCCGCGTAGCGTGGGTACACAAGTCGACGATGGTACGCTCGAGGCGCGTATCTCCAATGCCCTGAGCAAAGATGCACAGCTGAAGAAAGAGGCGCGTGTGGTGGTCACCGCCTATCAAGGCCAGGCTCTGCTGACCGGGCAGGCACCGAGCCAAGAACTGATCAACCGCGCCAAGCAGATTGCCATGGGCGTCGAAGGCACCAAAGCGGTCTACAATGAGATTCGACGCGGGAATCCCGTCAGTCTGGGGACCGCCTCGGCCGATGCCTGGATCACCACCAAGGTGCGTTCTCAACTGCTCGCCAGCGATCAGGTGAAGTCGACCAACGTGAAGGTCACCACCGAAAATGGCGAGGTCTTCCTGTTAGGTCTGGTCACCCCGAAAGAAGGGCAAGCGGCGGCACAGCTCGCCAGCCGCGTCAGCGGTGTGAAACACGTCACTACCGCCTTTACGCTGTTGAAGTAA
- the mtgA gene encoding monofunctional biosynthetic peptidoglycan transglycosylase — protein MRETATLRRVGRGVRRWCGRACVALIGMWLTALLLFAILPVPYSAVMIQRQIGAWLEVDFSYVAHQRWRPLSAISPEMALAVIAAEDQKFPQHWGFDLGAIERVLDRADEGRRPLRGASTLSQQTVKNLLLWDGRSWLRKGLEAGLTLGEELLWSKRRILTVYLNIVEFGPGIFGVEAAAQHYFHKPASRLTASEAALLAAVLPNPHRFHVQAPSGYVWQRQRWILRQMRQLGGESFLRRNDL, from the coding sequence ATGAGGGAAACCGCGACGCTGCGCCGCGTTGGGCGAGGTGTGCGGCGCTGGTGCGGGCGCGCGTGTGTTGCGTTGATCGGGATGTGGCTCACCGCCCTATTGTTGTTCGCCATTCTACCGGTGCCTTATTCGGCGGTGATGATACAACGTCAGATCGGCGCCTGGCTGGAGGTGGATTTTAGTTATGTCGCTCATCAGCGTTGGCGGCCGCTTTCGGCGATCTCGCCGGAGATGGCCTTGGCGGTGATCGCCGCCGAAGATCAGAAATTTCCTCAACACTGGGGATTCGATCTGGGCGCCATCGAGCGGGTATTGGATCGTGCCGATGAAGGGCGTCGGCCATTGCGCGGCGCCTCGACGCTCTCTCAACAAACGGTAAAAAATCTGCTGTTGTGGGATGGCCGTAGCTGGTTACGTAAGGGGTTGGAAGCGGGCCTCACGTTAGGTGAGGAGTTGCTGTGGAGTAAGCGTCGTATATTGACCGTCTACCTGAATATCGTCGAGTTCGGTCCGGGTATCTTTGGGGTGGAGGCGGCAGCCCAGCATTACTTTCATAAGCCTGCCAGCCGCTTGACGGCTAGCGAGGCCGCGTTGTTGGCGGCGGTACTCCCCAATCCGCACCGTTTTCATGTCCAGGCTCCCTCGGGTTATGTCTGGCAGCGTCAACGCTGGATCCTGCGGCAAATGCGTCAATTGGGGGGAGAGAGCTTCCTGCGGCGTAATGATCTGTAG
- the elbB gene encoding isoprenoid biosynthesis glyoxalase ElbB, which translates to MKRVGVVLSGCGVFDGSEIHEAVLTLLALSRAGAQAVCLAPDREQTQVIDHRSGEAVAERRNMLAEAARIARGEVTPLAQGDASQLDALIIPGGFGAAKNLSSLASDGAACWVDSDLQRLVRELHQAGKPLGFICIAPALLPKLLGAPVRVTIGNDAGTAAVIEAMGGQHVACPVDEIVVDTAQRVVTTPAYMLAGSITEAAQGIDKLVAQVLEMTR; encoded by the coding sequence ATGAAACGAGTTGGCGTAGTACTCAGTGGCTGTGGTGTGTTCGATGGCAGCGAGATCCATGAAGCGGTATTAACGTTGCTGGCGTTGTCTCGTGCCGGCGCACAGGCGGTATGTTTGGCGCCGGATCGGGAACAGACGCAGGTGATCGATCATCGGAGTGGGGAGGCGGTTGCAGAGCGGCGCAATATGTTGGCCGAAGCGGCGCGTATCGCTCGGGGTGAGGTGACCCCCTTGGCACAAGGGGATGCCAGCCAACTGGATGCCTTGATCATTCCGGGGGGCTTCGGTGCCGCGAAGAACTTGAGTAGCCTGGCAAGCGATGGGGCGGCGTGCTGGGTGGATAGTGATCTGCAACGCTTGGTCAGGGAGCTGCATCAAGCCGGTAAACCGCTAGGCTTTATCTGTATCGCGCCGGCGCTATTACCCAAGTTGCTGGGGGCGCCAGTGCGAGTGACTATTGGCAACGATGCGGGAACCGCCGCCGTCATCGAGGCCATGGGGGGGCAGCATGTTGCCTGCCCGGTGGATGAGATCGTGGTGGATACGGCACAACGCGTGGTGACCACACCGGCCTATATGTTGGCTGGCTCGATTACCGAGGCGGCGCAAGGGATCGACAAGCTGGTGGCACAGGTGCTGGAAATGACTCGATGA